The Bradyrhizobium oligotrophicum S58 genome contains the following window.
CTCGCAATGACGGAGTCTATGGGAGGCGGCATCGCCTCGACACCACCGCTGTCATCCCGGCGAACGCCGGGATCCATGACCACAGGGAGCAGTGCGGGGCAGGCTGATCATGAGCAGCTCGCGCCTCATGTCCGCCGCAGCGTATGGGTCCCGGATCGGCGCCGTGCCGCGCTGGCGCGCGTCGCGGCTTGTCCGGGACGACAACGGAGTCACGAATGAGCTGCGTAGGGTGGGCAAAGGCGCGCCCGTACTGCTCGCGTTGCAAGCTCCGCTCTATCGCGCGCCGTGCCCACCATTCGCTCCGAGTGCACCGAAAGACGGTGGGCACGGGACCGCCCTGCGGAGCGGCTGCTTTGCCCAAACTACGCGACGAGGCGGAGGTGAGATCGGATTCACATCTCAAACAGCATGGACGCGAAAGCGCGTTCTCGCGGCGAAACTCGCCCGAGGTCTGCGATCATCGCGTCCCTCTGAAGGTGCAGAGGGCGCAGGGAATGCCGGGTGAAGGCCTCACCCATGGCCCGCCTGCGAAAAAAATGCAGGCGGCAGGTACCACAGGTGGTGCCGATCATCCGGCATTCCCTGCGCGACGGTCTTCACGCTTATACGCAGTCTCCCTGGTGCGCCGGGCTTGTTGGCCACCATCCCCACGCGAAGCGAAGCTTCATCGTGAGTTGATACCAGCGTCGGGGTATCAGGACGCTGCGACTTCACGTCCACGGTCAAACCGTTCGTCGGCGCGCCCGAAGACACGCTGCGGCAGACCGCGGCCATCGCATCCCCACCTCGCGTGTCGTGACGATCGCGCGCTACGCCCCTCTGCGGTGAGGCGGGATGGGCGGAGATGATCATGGATTCGGAAAAATAGCAAGATAATTATTTTTATCGAAAGTCGAGCCGCGACGTCGGTCGACTCCCCTCCCCCTTGCGGCGAGGGGTCGGGGGTGGGGGTCCGCGAGTCGTGTCCGGAGTGATGGGGGTAACATCGAGAGCGTGCTAGCCTGGTCGAGATGGTCTGGCGCGCTCCACCTCGTTCGGAGTGCGGAGACCCCCACCCCCAACCCCTCCCCGCAAGGGGGAGGGGAGCCGGCTGTCGTCGTCGCGAGAGATGGAGCTTCAATGATCGGCGTGGTCACGCCGCATGCGAAGCCTGACGCGCAGCGCTATCGCCTTTCCGTCTACCCCCCGACATCAGCGCTGATGATGTCGCCGAACAGGTCCCACTTGCCGCCCTTGAACTGCATCATCTTGAGCTGCTCGATCGGGGCGAAATCATTGGGACCGGTGTTGACCTTGATGCCGGGGATCAGCGTATCAGGCGCATAGTCCTTCAGGCTGGCGGCCTGCTTCATGACGTTGTCGCGGGTCAGATTGTCGCCGCACTGGGTCAGGGTCTGCACCAAGGTCTGCGCCGCCGCATAGCCGTACGCCAGGTTGGCGTCGGAGATGTTGGCGCCCGGCATGTACTTCTCGATGAAGGCCATGAACTTCTTCATGCCCTCGTCGTCCTTCCACTGCGGATCCGACGGATCCTTGAGATAGCCGGCGGACAGCACGCCTTCGGAGGCTTCGAGTCCGGCGGGCTTCATCACGGCGCCGATCGAGATCGAGACGTCGGTCATGACGTGCATCGGCTTCCATTCCAGCTCGGCGATCTTCTTGATCGCCTGCGCGGCGAATTTCGGCGTCGAGATGTTGACGAACACGTCGGCGCCGGTGCCCTTGAGCTTCACGATGTGGGAGTCGATCGACGGCTCGGTGGTCTCGTAGCTCTCCTCGGCGACGATCATGGTCTTGGCCTTGTCGCCGAGCACCTCCTTGATGCCGAGGACGTAGTCCTTGCCGAAATCGTCGTTGGCATAGAAGATCGCGATCTTCGCGTTCGGCTTCTCTTTCAGGATGTACTTGGCGAAGATCCGCGCCTCGACGCGGTAGCTGGGCTGGAAGCCCATGGTCCACGGGAATTCCTTCGGATCGTTCCACTTGCTGGCGCCGGTGGCGAGGAACAGCTGCGGCACCCTCTTGGCGTTGTGATATTTCTGCACAGCGGTCTGGGTCGGCGTGCCCAGCGCGTTGAACACCAGGAACACTTCGTCGCTCTCGATCAGCTTGCGCACCTGCTCGACCGTCTTCGGCGGGCTGTAGCCGTCGTCATAGGAAATGAAGTTGATCCTGCGGCCGTTGATGCCGCCCTGGTCGTTGATCATCTTGAAATAGGCTTCCTCGGTCTTGCCGATGATGCCGTAGGCCGATGCCGGGCCGCTATAGGCCTCGACGTTGCCGATCCTGATCTCGGTATCGGTGGCGCCGGTGTCGTATTTCTTCTGTGCAAGCGCGCCGTGGCTCGCGAGGACGGAGAGGGCGGCGGCGGCCGCAAATGACAGCAGAGTCCTGGTCGTGATCGGCGACATTCCCTGGGCTTCCTCTGGGTTGATTTTTGTGATTGCCGTTTCTTGTCGTTGGTCTGCTTCTTGGCCTTGTGGCAGCGGCGACCTTGCACGGTCGCTCATCGGAACCGAGTGGGCAGATGTGTGCAATGCACTGTCTTGCGTCCAGGCGCTGGCCCCGGGAAGCCGCGGGGACCATCAGCCGAGCCGGCAGTTGATTTTGCTGGCCAGCCACTCGACGCAAGTTGATACCGTCGCATCCGGCGCATCTTCTCGCGCGCACGAAGCAGGATGATGCCGGCACCGCCATGACGAAAAGCCCGTTCTACACGGCCGAGCACGAGGCCTTCCGCGACGTCGTCAGGCGCTTCGTCGACAAGGAGATCGCGCCATTCGCGAGCGCGTGGGACGAAGCCGGCGAGTTTCCGCGCGCGCTCTACGTCAAGGCGGCGGAGATCGGCCTGCTGGGCTTGGGCTTCGCGGAAGAATTCGGCGGCGTGGCCGCCGACCAGTTCATGAAGATCGTGTCATCGCAGGAATTGGCGCGGGCGGGTGCCGGCGGCGTCAGCGCCAGCCTGATGAGCCATTCGATCGGAGCACCGCCGATCGCGCGCGCCGCGAAGCCGGAGGTGAGAGCGCGGGTGCTGCCGGAGATTCTGTCGGGACGGAAGATTTCGGCGCTCGCGATCACCGAGCCGAGCGGCGGCTCGGATGTCGCCAATCTCCGCACCAAGGCGATCCGCGACGGTGATCACTACGTCGTCAGCGGCGAGAAGACGTTCATCACCTCAGGCATGCGCGCCGACTACATCACCGTCGCCGTGCGCACCGGCGGACCCGGTCCGGCCGGTGTCAGCCTGCTGCTCGTGCCCGGGGATACGCCGGGACTGACCCGCACCAAGCTCGACAAGATGGGCTGGTGGGCGTCGGATACCGCGACCTTGCACTTCGACGGTTGCCGCGTTCCCGCGGAGAACCTGATCGGCGAAGAAGGGCAGGGCTTCAAGCTGATCATGCACAATTTCAACAGCGAGCGCATGGGCATGGCGGCGAGCTGCACGGCGTTCGCCCGCGTCTGCCTCGACGATGCGATTGCCTACGCGAAGGAGCGGCAGACCTTCGGCAAGCCGCTGGCGCAGCATCAGGTGATCAGGCACAAGCTGGTCGACATGGCGCAGCGCGTGGCGGCGTCGCAGGCGATGCTGGAAATGCTGGCGTGGCGGCTCGAACAGGGCGACAATCCCGTCGCCGAGATCTGCATGATGAAGAATCAGGCGACGCAGACCATGGCCCATTGCGCCTCCGAGGCCGTGCAGATCTTCGGCGGCGCCGGCTTCATGCGCGGCGTTCGCGTTGAGCGGATCTATCGCGAGGTCAAGGTCAACGCGATCGGCGGCGGCACCGAGGAGATCATGAAGGATCTGGCCAGCCGGCAGATGGGATTGTGACAGTCTTGCACCAGTCGCCTACGGAGTTAGTTGCGCCGATTGTGGCTGTCCTTCGAGACGCCCGCCTTCGGCGGGCTCCTCAGGACGAGGATGTTTTTGTAGCGAGCAGCAGACCCTCATGGTGAGGAGCGCCCCTTGGCGCGTCTCGAACCATGAGGCCCCGGATGCATCCTGAGGTCTGCCGGCCTCACTCCGGAATGACGAGAGGAATGAAATGCTCTTCACCGCCGACCACGACGAACCGCGCCGCATCCTGCAGAAGTTCATTGCTGCCGAGATCAATCCCCATGTCGACGAATGGGAGGAGGCCGGCATCTTTCCGGCGCATGAGCTGTTCAAGAAGCTCGGCAGCCTCGGCTTTCTCGGTCTCAACAAGCCGGTCGAATATGGCGGTCAGGGGCTGGATTATTCCTACGCGCTGATGATGGCCGAAGAACTCGGCGCCATCAATTGCGGCGCGATCCCGATGGCGATCGGGGTGCAGACCGACATGGCGACGCCTGCGCTGGCGCGGTTCGGCTCCGACGATGTACGCAAGGAATTCCTGGCGCCGGCGATCTCCGGCGACTACGTCGCCTGCATCGGCGTCTCCGAGCCGGGTGCTGGCTCCGACGTCGCCTCGATCAAGACCCAGGCGCGTGCCGACGGCGACGACTACGTCATCAATGGCGGCAAGATGTGGATCACCAACGGCACGCAGGCGGATTTCATCTGCCTGCTCGCCAACACCAGCGATGGCCCGGTTCATCGCAACAAGTCGCTGATCTGCGTTCCCATGAAGAGCAAAGGCGTGCAGGTCGCGCGCAAGCTCGACAAGATGGGCATGCGCTCGTCCGACACCGCGCAGATCTTCTTCGACAATGTCCGGGTGCCCAAGCGCAACCGCGTCGGCGAGGAAGGGCAGGGCTTCACCTACCAGATGATGCAGTTCCAGGAGGAGCGGCTGTGGGCCGGTGCGGCCTGCCTGAAGGCGCATGAGAGCATCATCAATGCGACCATCGAGTACACCCGCAACCGCAAGGCGTTCGGCCGCTCGATCCTCGACAACCAGGTCGTCCACTTCAAGCTCGCGGAGATGCAGACCGAGGTCGAGCTGCTGCGCGCGCTGACCTATCAGGCCGCCGAGGCGATGATCGCGGGCGAGGACGTGACGCGGCTCGCGACCATGGTGAAGCTCAAGACCGGCCGGCTCGGGCGCGAGCTGACCGATGCCTGCCTGCAATATTGGGGCGGCATGGGCTTCATGAACGAGACGCCGGTCAGCCGCGCCTATCGCGATTCGCGCCTCAGCTCGATCGGCGGCGGCGCGGATGAAGTGATGCTGACCATCCTGTGCAAGATGATGGGCACGTTGCCGGGCACCGGCAAAGCGGGGAACGCCTGATGATCACGCTGTATCATTGCGACGGTGCCCGCTCGTTCCGCCCGCTGTGGATGCTGGAGGAGCTTGGGGCTGACTACGAGTTGAAGATGCTGCCGTTCCCGCCGCGGGTGCTGGCCAAGGAGTATCTCGCGATCAATCCGCTCGGCACCATCCCGTTCATGGTCGACGGCGCGACGAAGATGACGGAGTCCTCCGGCATCTGCCACTATCTCGGCGTGAAGCACGGCCCGACGCCGCTGATGGTCGGACCTGAGGAGGCCGACTACGGTGCGTTCCTGAACTGGATGTATTTCTCCGATGCGACGCTGACGTTTCCGCAGACGCTGGTATTGCGATACACTCAGCTCGAGCCGGAGGAGCGGCGCTCGGCGCAGGTGGCGACCGACTATGCCAAATGGTTCCTGGGCCGGCTGCGTGCGGTGGAGGCAGCCACTGCCAATGCCGCGTTCTTGAGCGGCGGCCGATTCACGGCGGCGGACATTGTGATCGGCTATGCGCTGCGACTCGCCGACACGCTCGGGCTCGTCAGGGATTTCGGGCCGAATGTAGCGGCCTATTGGGCGCGATTGCAGCAGCGCGAGGGCTATCAGCGGGCGCGCACCGCCGAGCAGCGCGCCGGCGAGGAGCAGGGCATCAAGCCGCGCGTCAGGCCCTAACTGTTTGCTCCGTCGTTCCGGGGCGATGCGCAGCATCGAACTATGGTGCGCAATTGCGGATGTGAGGTCTGGTCCTTCGGACCGTTCCGGAATGACAAGCTCATCCCAATAGTATGATGATTAACCGCGACAAAAATCGGCAGTGACAGCCGATGACAGCGGCGCGAATTGCGTTATGGTTCTCCTCCAAAGAAGCGGCCGACAGAGCCGCGCCTCAGGAGGACGACCATGGATGTGACCCGCCGGGATTCCGGCCATCTCATGCTGATCACGCCCGAGCGCGTCTTCTACGCCGGGCT
Protein-coding sequences here:
- a CDS encoding glutathione S-transferase family protein; this translates as MITLYHCDGARSFRPLWMLEELGADYELKMLPFPPRVLAKEYLAINPLGTIPFMVDGATKMTESSGICHYLGVKHGPTPLMVGPEEADYGAFLNWMYFSDATLTFPQTLVLRYTQLEPEERRSAQVATDYAKWFLGRLRAVEAATANAAFLSGGRFTAADIVIGYALRLADTLGLVRDFGPNVAAYWARLQQREGYQRARTAEQRAGEEQGIKPRVRP
- a CDS encoding acyl-CoA dehydrogenase family protein, encoding MTKSPFYTAEHEAFRDVVRRFVDKEIAPFASAWDEAGEFPRALYVKAAEIGLLGLGFAEEFGGVAADQFMKIVSSQELARAGAGGVSASLMSHSIGAPPIARAAKPEVRARVLPEILSGRKISALAITEPSGGSDVANLRTKAIRDGDHYVVSGEKTFITSGMRADYITVAVRTGGPGPAGVSLLLVPGDTPGLTRTKLDKMGWWASDTATLHFDGCRVPAENLIGEEGQGFKLIMHNFNSERMGMAASCTAFARVCLDDAIAYAKERQTFGKPLAQHQVIRHKLVDMAQRVAASQAMLEMLAWRLEQGDNPVAEICMMKNQATQTMAHCASEAVQIFGGAGFMRGVRVERIYREVKVNAIGGGTEEIMKDLASRQMGL
- a CDS encoding ABC transporter substrate-binding protein — its product is MSPITTRTLLSFAAAAALSVLASHGALAQKKYDTGATDTEIRIGNVEAYSGPASAYGIIGKTEEAYFKMINDQGGINGRRINFISYDDGYSPPKTVEQVRKLIESDEVFLVFNALGTPTQTAVQKYHNAKRVPQLFLATGASKWNDPKEFPWTMGFQPSYRVEARIFAKYILKEKPNAKIAIFYANDDFGKDYVLGIKEVLGDKAKTMIVAEESYETTEPSIDSHIVKLKGTGADVFVNISTPKFAAQAIKKIAELEWKPMHVMTDVSISIGAVMKPAGLEASEGVLSAGYLKDPSDPQWKDDEGMKKFMAFIEKYMPGANISDANLAYGYAAAQTLVQTLTQCGDNLTRDNVMKQAASLKDYAPDTLIPGIKVNTGPNDFAPIEQLKMMQFKGGKWDLFGDIISADVGG
- a CDS encoding acyl-CoA dehydrogenase family protein, encoding MLFTADHDEPRRILQKFIAAEINPHVDEWEEAGIFPAHELFKKLGSLGFLGLNKPVEYGGQGLDYSYALMMAEELGAINCGAIPMAIGVQTDMATPALARFGSDDVRKEFLAPAISGDYVACIGVSEPGAGSDVASIKTQARADGDDYVINGGKMWITNGTQADFICLLANTSDGPVHRNKSLICVPMKSKGVQVARKLDKMGMRSSDTAQIFFDNVRVPKRNRVGEEGQGFTYQMMQFQEERLWAGAACLKAHESIINATIEYTRNRKAFGRSILDNQVVHFKLAEMQTEVELLRALTYQAAEAMIAGEDVTRLATMVKLKTGRLGRELTDACLQYWGGMGFMNETPVSRAYRDSRLSSIGGGADEVMLTILCKMMGTLPGTGKAGNA